A window from Pseudobutyrivibrio ruminis HUN009 encodes these proteins:
- a CDS encoding HPr family phosphocarrier protein, whose translation MKTVQISLNSIDKVKSFVNTISQFDYDFDLVSGRYVIDAKSIMGIFSLDLSKPIDLTVHAEGDAEDVMSTLKDYIV comes from the coding sequence ATGAAAACAGTTCAAATTTCTCTTAACTCAATTGACAAGGTTAAGTCATTTGTTAACACTATTTCACAGTTTGACTATGATTTTGATCTTGTTAGCGGACGTTATGTAATCGATGCCAAGTCTATCATGGGTATTTTCTCCCTTGATTTATCTAAGCCAATCGATCTTACTGTACACGCTGAGGGTGATGCAGAAGACGTAATGTCTACATTAAAGGATTACATCGTTTAA
- a CDS encoding RsmE family RNA methyltransferase, translating into MQQIFVNEEPIEGRFTVTGDDMHHLVRVVRIKKGEIIRVSTASGNNYLCSVSDILDKELLVDVTEQVNSTELSNKIYLFQAIPKGDKMETIIEKTVELGVYEIIPVQMKNCIVKLDDKKKKNKLSRYQTVALTAAKQSKRSIVPNIHDVLSFKEAMEYAANLDLLLLPYESKNGMKDTYDVINSLQKGQSVGIFIGPEGGFDESEIELVKDKCKLISLGRRILRTETAAICSLSMLMLKSEELELQ; encoded by the coding sequence ATGCAGCAAATATTTGTTAATGAAGAGCCAATAGAAGGAAGATTTACTGTTACAGGTGATGACATGCATCATTTGGTGCGTGTAGTACGCATTAAAAAAGGTGAAATTATCCGTGTTTCTACTGCTTCGGGCAATAATTATCTTTGCTCTGTTAGTGATATTTTGGATAAAGAGCTTTTAGTTGATGTTACTGAACAGGTAAATTCTACTGAGCTTTCAAATAAAATATATCTTTTCCAGGCTATTCCTAAAGGGGATAAAATGGAAACTATCATCGAAAAAACTGTTGAACTTGGAGTATACGAAATTATCCCTGTTCAAATGAAAAACTGTATAGTAAAGCTTGATGATAAAAAGAAAAAGAATAAGCTTTCTAGATATCAGACGGTTGCACTTACAGCAGCAAAACAGTCAAAACGTTCTATCGTACCAAATATTCATGATGTGCTTTCCTTTAAAGAAGCTATGGAATATGCGGCAAATCTTGATTTGCTTTTGCTTCCTTACGAAAGCAAAAATGGCATGAAAGATACTTACGACGTTATTAACAGTTTGCAAAAGGGACAGAGTGTTGGTATATTTATTGGGCCTGAAGGAGGATTCGATGAGTCTGAAATCGAGCTTGTAAAGGATAAATGCAAGCTTATATCTTTAGGCAGAAGAATACTTAGAACTGAAACTGCAGCGATTTGTTCACTCAGTATGTTAATGCTAAAAAGCGAGGAATTGGAACTACAATGA
- a CDS encoding DUF1292 domain-containing protein — translation MEQIILSGADGEDLPVYVIEETQLSGVKYLLVCDSQDENEDAEAFILKEVSEDNGEVIYDVVEDDVEFDAVAKLFEELVGDEADIDY, via the coding sequence ATGGAACAGATTATTTTATCAGGAGCTGACGGAGAAGATTTACCAGTATATGTTATCGAAGAGACACAGTTATCAGGCGTAAAATATCTTCTTGTATGCGACAGCCAGGATGAAAATGAAGATGCTGAAGCATTTATTCTCAAAGAAGTATCAGAAGACAACGGGGAAGTTATTTATGACGTTGTTGAGGACGATGTTGAGTTTGATGCAGTGGCAAAATTATTTGAAGAATTAGTTGGCGACGAAGCTGACATTGATTATTAA
- a CDS encoding O-methyltransferase — protein MIVDERYTTYLNSLYPELSPVLSEIRKEALDTYVPIIRTETINLLQTLIKLHQPKKILEVGAAVGFSACLMAETAGEDAVITTIENYEPRIPIANNNFVRAGKDKQITLLEGDAMEILPTLEGPYDFIFMDAAKGQYINFWPQIKRLIRDGGVVVTDNVLQDGDIIESRYAITRRNRTIHKRMRDYLFELTHDGEFNTTILPLGDGVSISVKGTK, from the coding sequence ATGATTGTAGACGAAAGATATACCACATACTTAAACAGTCTTTATCCTGAGCTAAGCCCGGTACTTTCAGAAATCAGGAAAGAGGCTTTGGATACATATGTGCCAATTATTCGCACAGAGACAATAAATCTTTTACAGACACTTATAAAGCTTCATCAGCCTAAGAAGATTCTTGAGGTTGGTGCGGCTGTTGGCTTTTCAGCTTGCCTTATGGCAGAAACAGCTGGAGAGGATGCAGTCATTACTACAATAGAAAACTATGAGCCACGTATTCCTATAGCAAATAACAATTTTGTTAGAGCGGGCAAGGACAAACAAATCACTCTTTTAGAGGGCGATGCCATGGAAATCCTTCCTACACTTGAGGGGCCATATGATTTTATTTTTATGGATGCAGCCAAAGGTCAGTACATTAATTTCTGGCCTCAGATCAAGCGTCTCATTAGAGACGGAGGAGTGGTTGTAACAGATAATGTTCTTCAGGATGGCGATATAATCGAATCTAGATATGCAATCACAAGACGTAATCGTACTATTCATAAACGTATGCGCGATTACTTATTTGAACTTACACATGATGGAGAATTTAACACAACTATTTTGCCATTGGGGGATGGAGTTAGTATTAGTGTGAAAGGAACAAAATGA
- the ruvX gene encoding Holliday junction resolvase RuvX, with translation MSGRILGLDYGTKTVGVAISDPLLLTAQELETITRDRASKLRHTLVRIKELCDEYQVSTIVLGYPLNMDDSEGFRCEDTIKFKELLEKRVDIPIVLIDERLTTMYADEILEESGVDKKDRKKFIDQIAAAIILQDYLDNHRDK, from the coding sequence ATGAGTGGCAGAATTCTTGGTCTAGATTATGGAACCAAAACAGTAGGGGTCGCGATTAGTGACCCCTTACTTTTGACTGCGCAGGAATTAGAAACAATTACTCGTGATAGAGCTAGTAAACTACGTCATACTTTAGTTCGTATCAAGGAATTATGCGATGAATATCAAGTATCTACAATCGTACTTGGCTATCCTCTGAATATGGATGATAGCGAAGGCTTTCGATGCGAAGATACTATCAAGTTTAAAGAACTTTTAGAAAAGCGTGTTGATATACCTATAGTCCTCATTGATGAGAGACTTACTACCATGTATGCAGACGAGATTCTTGAAGAATCTGGTGTTGATAAAAAAGACAGAAAGAAATTTATTGATCAAATTGCAGCTGCAATTATATTACAGGACTATCTCGATAATCATCGAGATAAATAA
- the mtaB gene encoding tRNA (N(6)-L-threonylcarbamoyladenosine(37)-C(2))-methylthiotransferase MtaB, protein MKKAALHNLGCKVNAYETEAMEELLKKDGFTIVSFDEKADVYVINTCSVTNIADRKSRQMIHKCKKMNPDACVVAAGCYVQNFGKDIADELGADIILGNNKKNELVEKVHEYFQNLDASNGPILECFDINDGNVEYENMHIEKDSEHTRAFVKVQDGCNQFCSYCIIPFARGRIRSRAIDDVVEEVTGLAKAGYKEVVITGIHLSSFGSGTEFGLADLLEAVQKIDGIERIRMGSLEPQIVTEDFAKRVSALSKMCPHFHLSLQSGCDTVLKRMNRKYTIEEYTNGVNILRKYFSNPAITTDIIVGFPGETEEEFNETVAYVDEIAFAELHVFAYSKRAGTKAATMPNQIINAVKKDRSAKLIEAGNMQTKAYRENHIGQELDILFEEEAQIDGENYFIGFSKEYIKCAIKAEGESLSNVILKAKAVSITKDNEYLIVEI, encoded by the coding sequence ATGAAAAAAGCTGCTTTACACAACCTTGGTTGTAAGGTTAACGCATATGAAACTGAAGCAATGGAAGAACTACTCAAGAAAGACGGTTTTACCATTGTCAGCTTTGATGAAAAAGCTGATGTATATGTTATAAATACATGTTCTGTAACGAATATTGCTGATAGAAAATCTCGTCAGATGATTCATAAATGCAAGAAAATGAATCCAGATGCATGCGTTGTTGCTGCTGGATGCTATGTTCAGAATTTTGGTAAGGACATAGCTGATGAACTAGGGGCTGATATCATTCTTGGTAACAATAAAAAGAATGAACTTGTAGAAAAGGTCCATGAGTATTTTCAAAATTTGGACGCTTCAAATGGACCAATTCTTGAGTGTTTTGATATCAATGATGGTAACGTAGAATACGAAAATATGCATATCGAAAAGGACTCTGAGCATACAAGAGCTTTTGTTAAGGTTCAGGATGGCTGTAACCAATTCTGCAGTTACTGTATTATTCCATTTGCTAGAGGACGTATTAGAAGCAGAGCCATTGACGATGTTGTTGAGGAAGTTACAGGTCTTGCAAAGGCTGGCTACAAAGAAGTCGTAATTACTGGCATACATTTGAGCTCATTTGGCTCTGGTACAGAGTTTGGACTTGCAGATTTGCTGGAAGCTGTTCAAAAAATCGACGGTATTGAAAGAATTAGAATGGGTTCGCTGGAGCCTCAGATCGTTACAGAAGATTTTGCAAAAAGAGTATCAGCTTTATCAAAGATGTGTCCTCATTTTCATCTTTCTCTCCAGTCAGGTTGTGATACAGTTCTTAAGAGGATGAACAGAAAATACACAATTGAGGAGTATACTAATGGAGTTAACATCCTTAGAAAGTATTTTTCAAATCCAGCAATCACTACTGACATAATCGTAGGTTTTCCTGGTGAAACAGAAGAAGAGTTTAATGAGACAGTTGCATATGTTGATGAGATTGCATTTGCAGAACTTCATGTATTTGCGTACTCAAAACGTGCTGGAACTAAAGCTGCAACTATGCCAAATCAGATTATTAATGCTGTAAAAAAGGATAGAAGCGCTAAGCTTATAGAAGCCGGAAATATGCAGACTAAAGCCTACAGAGAAAATCATATTGGTCAGGAACTTGATATTCTTTTCGAAGAAGAAGCACAGATTGATGGTGAAAACTATTTCATAGGTTTTTCGAAGGAATATATAAAATGTGCTATTAAGGCAGAGGGCGAGTCATTATCAAATGTTATTTTAAAGGCAAAAGCTGTATCTATAACAAAAGATAATGAGTACTTGATTGTTGAAATTTAG
- a CDS encoding cysteine desulfurase family protein, translating into MIYFDNSATTRCSDGALKIMQEALQVNYGNPSSLHNMGYKGKDYLKTSREIIAGILKCQPKEIYFTSGGTEGNNLAIKGGVEARKRLGNHIITTKIEHASVLNPVKALEKEGFDVTYLGTDKYGVIDLDELKAAIRPDTIFVSIMMVNNEIGSLQPIEEAAKIIKAANPDIIFHVDAIQAFGKMNIIPKKMGMDILTVSGHKIHGPKGSGFIYIKDKVRVVPQILGGGHENGMRSGTENVPAIAALGVAAKEAYDNLEASRKHMYEMKFRLIEGLTAIDGVTVNGHHDENSAPQIVSVSIKGNRTRAQVMLNALQDTYGIYVSAGSACSSNKPAISETLKAIGLEKDLLERTIRFSFCPENTMEEIEEAIKAMTELVPMMVL; encoded by the coding sequence ATGATATACTTTGATAATTCAGCCACCACTAGATGTTCTGATGGTGCGCTTAAAATAATGCAGGAAGCTTTGCAGGTAAACTATGGAAATCCTTCATCTTTACACAATATGGGTTACAAAGGAAAGGATTACCTTAAAACATCCAGAGAGATTATTGCCGGTATTTTAAAGTGCCAGCCTAAGGAAATCTATTTTACTTCAGGTGGAACAGAAGGCAATAACCTTGCAATAAAAGGTGGTGTGGAGGCTAGAAAACGTCTTGGCAATCACATTATCACTACAAAGATTGAGCACGCAAGTGTTTTGAACCCAGTTAAAGCACTTGAAAAAGAAGGCTTTGATGTAACCTATCTTGGCACTGACAAATATGGTGTTATTGATTTAGATGAGCTTAAAGCTGCAATCAGACCAGATACCATTTTTGTATCAATCATGATGGTAAATAATGAAATCGGTAGTCTTCAGCCAATAGAAGAGGCTGCCAAAATCATTAAGGCGGCCAATCCGGATATCATTTTCCATGTGGATGCTATTCAGGCATTCGGTAAAATGAATATCATTCCAAAGAAGATGGGGATGGATATTCTTACAGTTAGTGGTCACAAGATTCATGGACCAAAGGGTTCTGGATTTATATATATCAAAGACAAAGTACGAGTCGTTCCCCAAATTCTTGGAGGAGGACACGAAAATGGCATGCGATCTGGTACAGAAAACGTTCCAGCTATTGCCGCCCTTGGAGTTGCTGCAAAGGAAGCATATGATAATCTTGAAGCTTCTAGAAAGCATATGTATGAAATGAAGTTTAGACTTATCGAAGGACTTACAGCTATCGATGGTGTCACTGTAAATGGCCACCACGATGAAAATAGTGCCCCTCAGATTGTTAGCGTTTCCATCAAAGGAAACCGTACTAGAGCACAGGTCATGCTGAATGCACTTCAGGATACTTATGGAATTTATGTTTCAGCTGGTTCAGCATGTTCTTCAAACAAGCCAGCTATCAGTGAGACATTAAAAGCTATTGGATTGGAAAAGGATTTATTGGAGCGTACTATACGTTTTAGCTTTTGTCCTGAAAATACAATGGAAGAAATTGAGGAAGCAATTAAAGCAATGACTGAATTGGTTCCTATGATGGTTTTATAA
- the prmA gene encoding 50S ribosomal protein L11 methyltransferase, whose amino-acid sequence MNWIKYSINTTTEAEDFVSAMLMELDIVSIEIENNVPVSGEKQGGEFKELQPDLPDDDGTSRVCFYLGEDEDHESKLSEVKAGLAELKDMMDIGEGTIDTSITKQEDWVNNWKEFFKAFYIEDILIKPTWEEIPADAKDNLVVEIDPGVSFGTGKHETTQLCIRQLKKYLKAGDEILDIGCGSGILSIIANKLLDGKCHIVGTDIDEDCIESTYENFEVNHISKDAGDFYVGNLTEDKDLQDKVGYEKYDVVVANILADIIIGMAPAIYPTLKKGAYFISSGIINFKENEVKEALEAVGLTIVEINYQGEWVNITARK is encoded by the coding sequence ATGAATTGGATTAAATATTCTATAAATACAACAACTGAGGCAGAGGATTTTGTTAGTGCAATGCTGATGGAGCTCGATATTGTCTCAATTGAAATTGAAAATAATGTTCCAGTTTCTGGCGAAAAGCAGGGTGGAGAATTCAAAGAGCTTCAGCCTGATTTGCCAGATGATGACGGTACATCTAGAGTTTGCTTTTATTTAGGAGAGGATGAGGATCATGAGTCAAAGCTTTCTGAGGTAAAGGCAGGCTTAGCAGAGCTTAAGGATATGATGGATATCGGTGAAGGAACAATCGATACATCTATCACAAAGCAAGAGGATTGGGTTAATAACTGGAAGGAATTCTTTAAGGCCTTCTATATCGAAGATATCCTTATCAAGCCTACATGGGAGGAAATCCCAGCAGATGCAAAGGATAATCTTGTTGTTGAAATAGATCCAGGTGTTTCTTTCGGTACAGGAAAGCATGAGACAACTCAGCTTTGCATTAGACAGCTCAAAAAATACCTTAAAGCAGGTGATGAGATTCTTGATATTGGTTGTGGCAGCGGTATCCTTTCTATTATTGCTAATAAGCTTTTAGATGGTAAGTGCCATATCGTTGGTACAGATATCGATGAAGATTGTATCGAATCGACATACGAAAACTTCGAAGTAAATCATATTTCAAAGGATGCAGGAGATTTCTATGTTGGAAATCTTACTGAGGATAAGGATTTACAGGACAAGGTGGGCTATGAAAAATATGATGTAGTTGTTGCAAATATTCTTGCAGACATCATCATCGGCATGGCGCCAGCTATTTATCCAACATTGAAAAAGGGAGCTTATTTCATTTCTTCTGGAATTATCAACTTCAAGGAGAATGAAGTAAAAGAAGCTCTTGAAGCAGTTGGACTTACTATAGTTGAGATTAATTATCAGGGTGAGTGGGTAAATATTACCGCTCGTAAATAA
- the thiI gene encoding tRNA uracil 4-sulfurtransferase ThiI translates to MTYQAFLIKYSEIGVKGKNRYVFEDALVHQIKRALYGVDGHFVVKKQSGRILVSVEGEYDYDDAVAALQHVFGISAICPTVVVPDEGFDKMAEAVIKYVDEEFADKNFSFKVMGRRANKQYPMTSMEVAAEIGARLLDAFPEMHVDVHHPDRIIYVEVRENIAIYSTEIPGPCGMPVGTAGKAMLLLSGGIDSPVAGYMIAKRGVTLSATYFHAPPYTSEQAKQKVVDLAKLVAKYSGPIDLHIVNFTDIQLYIYQQCAHEELTIIMRRYMMRIAEHFAKENDCLGLVTGESIGQVASQTMQSLNCTNAVCSLPVYRPLIAFDKQDIVDISEKIDTYETSILPYEDCCTIFVAKHPVTKPKLEAIEKHEHNLDEKIDELMKQAIDTVEVIKVR, encoded by the coding sequence ATGACATATCAAGCATTTTTGATTAAATATTCAGAGATTGGTGTCAAAGGTAAGAACCGTTACGTGTTTGAGGATGCCTTGGTTCACCAGATTAAAAGAGCACTTTATGGTGTAGATGGCCACTTTGTGGTTAAGAAGCAGAGCGGTCGTATTTTGGTTTCTGTAGAAGGTGAATACGATTATGATGATGCAGTCGCAGCTTTACAGCATGTATTTGGTATCAGTGCTATTTGTCCTACAGTTGTTGTGCCAGACGAAGGCTTTGATAAAATGGCTGAAGCTGTTATCAAGTATGTTGATGAGGAATTTGCAGATAAGAACTTCTCATTCAAGGTAATGGGTAGAAGAGCAAATAAGCAGTATCCAATGACATCAATGGAAGTTGCAGCTGAGATTGGTGCAAGACTTCTTGATGCTTTCCCAGAGATGCATGTAGATGTTCATCATCCAGATCGAATTATTTACGTGGAAGTTAGAGAGAACATTGCTATCTATTCTACAGAGATTCCTGGACCTTGCGGTATGCCAGTTGGTACAGCAGGTAAAGCAATGCTTCTTTTATCAGGTGGTATTGATTCACCAGTTGCCGGATATATGATTGCAAAGCGTGGTGTTACACTTTCAGCAACATATTTCCATGCACCACCATACACTTCAGAGCAGGCAAAGCAAAAGGTAGTAGATTTAGCAAAGCTTGTTGCTAAGTATTCTGGCCCAATTGATTTGCATATTGTAAACTTTACAGATATTCAGCTTTATATTTATCAGCAGTGTGCTCATGAGGAGCTTACAATTATCATGCGCCGTTACATGATGAGAATAGCAGAGCACTTCGCCAAGGAAAATGATTGTCTTGGTCTTGTTACAGGTGAGTCTATTGGACAGGTTGCCAGCCAGACAATGCAGTCACTTAACTGCACAAATGCTGTATGCTCACTTCCTGTATACAGACCACTTATTGCATTTGATAAGCAGGATATTGTAGATATTTCAGAGAAGATTGATACATACGAGACTTCAATATTACCTTACGAGGATTGCTGTACAATTTTCGTTGCAAAGCATCCTGTCACAAAACCAAAGCTAGAGGCTATTGAAAAACATGAGCATAATCTGGATGAAAAGATAGATGAGCTTATGAAGCAGGCTATAGATACAGTTGAGGTTATTAAAGTTAGATAA
- a CDS encoding IreB family regulatory phosphoprotein, with the protein MADLSNTQYFKVQKENPVGVKEVLEQVYGALSEKGYNPVNQIVGYIMSGDPTYITSHNNARSLIMKVERDELVEELLKEYIINESWNK; encoded by the coding sequence ATGGCAGATTTAAGTAACACACAATATTTTAAAGTTCAAAAAGAAAATCCTGTTGGGGTAAAAGAAGTTTTAGAACAGGTTTATGGAGCGTTATCGGAAAAAGGCTACAATCCTGTTAACCAAATCGTAGGATATATTATGTCGGGTGATCCTACATATATTACAAGTCATAACAATGCACGAAGCCTTATTATGAAGGTAGAGCGTGATGAGCTTGTAGAAGAGCTACTCAAGGAATACATCATCAACGAGAGTTGGAACAAGTAA
- a CDS encoding ribonuclease J, with the protein MKKKTEKKAERLKIIPLGGLEQIGMNITAFEYGDSIIVVDCGLSFPEDDMLGVDLVIPDITYLKENQDKLKGFFITHGHEDHIGAIPYVFKELNVCPIYSTKLTNGLIEHKLEEHKMLTKVKRKVVKYGTHINAGEFRVEFIRTNHSIQDAAALAIYSPAGIVVHTGDFKVDYTPVYGDPIDLQRLGEIGKKGVLALMCDSTNAERPGFTASEKTVGKTIDSIFADNDSSRIIIATFASNVDRVQQIINSADKYGRKVCVEGRSMVNTIETASKLGYLQIPDNTLIDIESLKSYPDEKVVLVTTGSQGESMAALSRMANGTHKKVQIKPGDMIVFSSHPIPGNEKAVSNVINDLTMRGAEIVMQDVHVSGHACAEEIKLIYSLVRPQFAIPVHGEYKHLTAQARIAESLGWDHDHIKIIRSGDVLELGDNYAKVSGHVHTGAIMVDGIGVGDVGNIVLRDRQKLAEDGIIIVVLTLDSASGTVLAGPDIVSRGFVYVRDSEDLMESARAVLTETMEVLEEKNITDWNKIKADIRDNLSDFVWHETQRRPMIIPIIMEV; encoded by the coding sequence TTGAAGAAGAAAACTGAAAAGAAGGCTGAAAGGCTAAAGATTATTCCACTTGGAGGTCTTGAGCAAATCGGCATGAATATTACTGCTTTCGAGTATGGAGACAGTATTATTGTTGTGGATTGCGGACTTTCATTTCCTGAGGATGATATGTTGGGCGTAGATCTGGTTATTCCGGATATAACATATCTGAAGGAAAACCAGGACAAGCTTAAAGGCTTTTTTATCACCCATGGTCACGAGGATCATATAGGTGCTATTCCTTATGTATTTAAGGAGCTTAATGTTTGTCCTATTTATTCGACAAAGCTCACTAACGGTTTGATTGAACACAAACTAGAAGAGCACAAAATGCTTACAAAGGTTAAGCGCAAAGTAGTTAAATACGGTACACATATCAATGCAGGTGAATTCAGAGTAGAGTTTATCCGTACAAATCACAGTATTCAGGATGCGGCTGCACTTGCTATCTATTCACCAGCTGGTATTGTTGTTCACACTGGAGATTTTAAGGTTGATTACACACCAGTTTACGGTGATCCAATCGACTTACAGCGTCTTGGAGAGATCGGTAAGAAGGGTGTACTTGCACTTATGTGTGATTCTACAAATGCAGAGCGCCCTGGCTTTACTGCGTCTGAAAAGACTGTAGGAAAGACAATCGATTCAATTTTTGCTGATAATGATTCATCTAGAATTATTATTGCTACATTCGCATCAAACGTAGACCGTGTTCAGCAGATTATTAATTCTGCAGATAAATACGGACGTAAGGTCTGTGTGGAAGGTCGCTCAATGGTCAACACTATTGAGACAGCTTCAAAGCTTGGATATTTACAGATTCCAGACAATACACTTATCGATATAGAGTCGCTTAAGTCTTATCCAGATGAAAAGGTAGTACTTGTTACTACAGGTTCTCAGGGTGAGTCTATGGCTGCGCTTTCTCGTATGGCCAATGGTACTCATAAAAAGGTACAGATTAAGCCTGGCGATATGATTGTATTTTCATCTCACCCAATTCCAGGTAATGAAAAGGCTGTATCAAACGTTATCAACGATTTGACAATGCGTGGAGCGGAAATTGTTATGCAGGATGTACACGTTTCAGGACATGCTTGTGCAGAGGAGATTAAGCTTATTTATTCTCTTGTACGTCCACAGTTTGCTATTCCTGTTCATGGTGAATACAAGCACCTTACAGCTCAGGCACGTATTGCAGAGTCTTTAGGATGGGATCATGACCATATCAAAATCATTCGTTCAGGCGATGTATTAGAGCTTGGTGACAATTATGCAAAGGTTTCAGGTCATGTTCATACTGGTGCTATCATGGTTGATGGTATTGGTGTAGGTGATGTTGGAAACATCGTTCTTAGAGATAGACAAAAGCTTGCTGAGGATGGAATTATTATAGTAGTTCTTACCCTTGACAGTGCTTCTGGTACAGTATTAGCTGGACCGGATATTGTATCCCGTGGTTTCGTATACGTTAGAGATTCAGAGGATCTTATGGAAAGCGCTCGCGCAGTCCTTACAGAAACTATGGAAGTTCTTGAGGAGAAGAATATTACAGATTGGAATAAGATTAAGGCAGATATCAGGGACAATCTTTCTGATTTCGTATGGCATGAGACTCAGAGACGTCCAATGATTATTCCAATTATTATGGAAGTTTAA